The Cannabis sativa cultivar Pink pepper isolate KNU-18-1 chromosome 8, ASM2916894v1, whole genome shotgun sequence genomic interval GATATCTTGCGACATATTGGTTTGTTATAATTTGTGGTCATTTTGGTTTGCAGATTCGAATGTGTTTGTAGTTGTACTATATGATGGGGCTTGGGCAGTTGAAGGTTTCAACTGGATTTTCAATAATCCCAAAAGTAAGATGTTAATGTTTGAGGTTGACACTACTTTAGAAAAGATGAATGATATTTTGTATGAAGAATTGGATATAGACCCTATTGTGTATGAACTGAAAATAGAGGTGTGTTATATGTACATGAAAGGCAATATGATACCGCCAGAAGTTTTAGTGAAAGATAGTCAAGTAAGATTGTTCTTAAGAATGAAGGCAAAAATGAGTGTGGAGAACTTGCTGCCTTGTTTGTGACTAAGGTTAAAAGGCATGCGCTTTTGGGGCTACTCCGCCAACTTGTCCTCCCGAAGTGTTGTTGGGAGTTTTGTCCCGAAACGAGATCCGGTAGTAGGGATGAATGAGCAGGCCCCTACTAATATAGAGGAGGATAATAGGGTTGACTATGGATTTGACCAGTTCAATGAGTTTGATGGTGCATTTTACAACAATGATCCTATAGTAGATTTGAACGAGGATGGTGATGCGGAGTTGGAAGTTCATGAACCTATAGAAGTACCTTCTTTAAGGTTAGAACTACCTCCACCATCTCCACCACGTCCAAGGAGCAAAGGAAAGACCAAGAAAGAAGAACCCCTCGGAGTGAAAATCACGAAACACTGTGCACCGGTAGCAGCGCCTGTGTCCTCCTCGTAGTATCGTACCATCCGATTTTGAAGTTTGTACAAAATTCAAACCTAGTGTGTGGACAAGGGAAGACATAGAGGAAAATAATGTTTATACAACTTCTTTTCTTGGTACACATTCGGGGAAATATATGTTGGCAAGTTTGTATACAAATAAGGCGAATTGAAAAATGTGGTTGGAAGGTTTGCATTGAAAATGAATTTTGAGTTCATGGTGAAGAAGTACGGGACCGATGTTTTTTATGCAACTTGCGGGGGTTCGGATTGCAAATGGAGAGTGAGGGGGAGGACGAGGGCACGTTGTGACATGTTTGAGGTTCTTGTATTCCACAACGAACACACATGTAGCTGGATTCTAGACATGCCGATAACCGTCAAGCGACAGAGTGGGTTGTTGGCCACCTCATTAAGAACAAGTTCAAATCGGATGGAACTAAGTACAAAGCTAAAGACATACAAAGGGATATGTTTCGGGAGTATGGGATCAAGATGAGCTATGAGAAGGCTTGGAGGTGCCGAGAGAAGGGACTTTTGTATTCTAGGGGTACGCCAGCGGCGGCTTATAGTCGATTACTGTTACTTTTACGTGCTGGAACGAAGAATCCAGGTACTATTACAGACATTATCACAGAGGATAACAGGTTCAAATCTTGTTTCGGTCCTTTGTTTGCTTGTAGGAGGGGATTTAAGTTTTGTCGTCCGGTGATTAGTATCGACGGCACGTTCTTGAAGACAAGGTTTGGGGGCACAATGCTAGTTGCTGTAGCGTACGATGCAAATAACCAACTGTTTCCGATTGCCTTTGCAATTGTTGACAGCGAGAATCATGACTCTTGGAAGTATTTCTTGCAAAAGTTAAAGGAAGCGATTGGGGAGGTTGAAAACTTAGTGTTTGtatcggataggcatcaaagcattgaacatGCTGTCGAGGTTATTTTCCCCGAAGCATGCCATTGTGCATGCTACAAACATATTTCTATGAATGTCAcccacaagttcaagactgatGTGTGTAACACGCAAATATGGTTGGCCgcttacgcatggtcgaagaGGGAATGTGATAGACATTTGCAGGTGCTCCGACAGATGGATCCTCCCATCGCTGCTTATGTTGACAATATAGGATTAGAAAAATGGGCTCGTCCTTATTGTCTAGGAGACAGGTACAACATCATGACAAACAACGCTGCAGAAAGCCTTAACAACGTGATTTGAAGAATTCCGGGCATATCCAATAACTACTCTAGTTGAGTTCATAAGGTTCACACTACAAAATTGGTTTGCTAACCGTCTTGAGAAGGCAAGTAAGTGTGTTACCCCTTTGGCAACTCATTTTGAGGAAGATTTGATAAAGCAACACGAGGATGGTAGACGTAGAAGTGCCCTACGTAACGGTGCACAATTGTTTAATGTTGGAAGAGGTGCTGACGGTTCTGACTTTGAAAAAGGCGGAGATGTGAACTTAGTTGAGAGAACATGCACTTGCGGCATGTTCCAATTGTTGAAAATTCCTTGTCCCCATGCATGTGCCGCAGCGCTTACTCAGAATGTCAGTGTGTACGCTCTGTCATCTCCCTATTACACAAAGGAGACGTGGAAGATTGTCGTAAATAAAGTCGCGAAATGTCGCGAAGATTGTCGTTAAATAAATTTGCCTGATGTCGCGACAATGTCGTGACAATGTCGCGACATGTCGTTAAACAGAACGTGGAAAAAACGCGACCATGTCGCGAGAATGTCGTGACAATGTCGCGACATGTCGACAAATAACacagaaagaaaaaaacttCTGTGTCAGCAACAATGTCGCTAAAATGTCGCTACATTGTCGCTAACACATCGACAATACAATAAAATGTtgcaaaaaaaatgaaaaatactaattaatgatTAAATACTTACCCCATCGTGAAGCCACTCTGACCTAAGAAACAGAACTGTGAAGAACTTCACATCGCCAACACCGGTGTGCACATTCCTAGGTCGAGCATTGGGAATGTCTCCAATCAACCACCTCTTGAACGTACGAAACAATCTACGGTCTGCTGGTCTCTCCGGGTCTACGTTCTCTGGAAGAACTCGCCTCTTTTTCTTTTCCGCAGTGTAGTCGTTCAAGTACGTTGGCGGCTTCCTCTTCCTCACAAATGGCACATTTTCTGGGGGTGCAGGTAGAAGTAGGACTTCGTCCTGTGATTGTGTATCCCCAATGGCCGTGATGATTGCGTCCAATGGAGTTGACGGTGCCTCGTTATCATCTGCTTCCCAATCTTCTGGGAAGACATCTTCGTTATCACTCGCCTGTTGTTCCTCATTTTGCGGTGCAGGTGTGGGCTCTGCAGGTGTGGGCGCTCCTTTTACCATAGCCATCAACTCGTCCATCTTAGCCAGTAGAGTCTCCTTCAGATCTTTCTGACTCTCTGTGAAGGACCGCCTCATACTGAGATGGCTATTTACTAACCCCGTACGTGCCAACATGACGGCTTCTTCTTGGGACTCAAGCTTCTGCAGCGGGCCTCAATGCTATCCAACCTCTTTACAAGGTCGGTATCCACGGTTATGCGGGTTGGAGCGAAGGACTGCCGAAGTAGATGGCTCGTGTACTTCAGTGCGGTGGTGGTGGAACTAAATTTGCCTTTGTCACGGCCTCGTTGATGGTCTTCGCTTGAGTTTCAAACACAGACTCTTGTGTACCATCAACGTCCACCGTCTGTTCTACGTCCATCTCAAAGCAAAGAGGGGCTCTACCCTCATTAATACTCTTGAAGTATGCCTCTTCACTGGGCGGGAAACAAGCACTTCTTCACCACCAAccgaaacaaaaaagaaaacacgAGAATAATTAAAAGCTGTTAAAAGAAGTCAAAAATTATGATAATTGAAAAAAGAAGCACAATGTCGCTACATGTCGATAACATGTCGCGACATATGTCGCGATAACGGTCTGACCACTTCTTTTTCGACATCGCATAATGTCGCTAACATATCGCTAACAATGTCGCGAATATTCATTttcaataaatttaaataaaatacagaACAGTAAAGAAACATACCCGACTGTTGAATAACAGTGCAATGTCGGTTGCCTTGACATCTTGTTTCCGCCGGCCCTCGGTGTTTTCCGGCTCAACATTACGGGAACTTGGTCCCGTTGCGGTGGGCATACTTCTTCCCCAACTTCTCGGTTGCTTCGTATGCCCCGATGCGAAAGGCGGTACATAGCCACTAACTTGTGTACTTTGCCTCCCGAGCAATCTTCTTCCCTTCTTCTTGTCAACATTATCCTTGTAATGTTGCATATTCTTTCCTAATGTCTCCATCAGCTTACGAAAAGCGCGCTCGCCCCACGGATACTTAAAGAAGAAGTCGAGATCGTTAACAAACTTCAACATCTCAGGCCAAACTTGGACATTGCCCTCCTTTGATACTAATACACCTTCAATGAAAGCGATCAGTCCAAGCTTGTAGGCATCATCTTTATCTTCGCACCTCTCAAGTTGGATCATAAGGGAGTCCAACTGAACAGAACTCTTCCCTTCAAAATAAGTCCGAACTAGATGGTCGTTGGACTTGGCGTGTATTTCCTCGTACGTAGGGGCCTTACCCATAGGTAAGCCGGTAATGAGTCCAAACTCTATCCGTCCGAATCTCATGTCATTTCTCCCTACATGAAACCAAACCTCATCCTCCTTTTCGTGTCCACTTTCATTTTTCGTAAGAGGAGGTTTGTGGACCAACGCGCCGAGAAAGTTAACTCTCCAGCTTCCCAAAAGTGTCCGAAAGGACTAGCCTTCACTGTCTCAACCAAATCCATCTCAGTAAACTTGGCCTTGATATATCTGAACCTATCTGTACCCCGATAGGTAAGACGTCCCGTGAAATGAGAGGTAATTGGAAGTTTAAGTTCAGGAGCCATCTGCaaaattgtcaaaaaatttGTTAGAAGTATGTCGCGAAACATGTCGCTGTATGTCGCTATACATCGCTAAACATAATCCTGATCAAATCGCCAAATACGTCGCTAATATATCGCTAATGAATCGCTAAACACAAAAAAAGAGGCTGCAAAACTAGTCCTATGTATAACTGTTATATATCGCTAATATATCGCAAAACATGTCGCCAAACACACATACAAGTCGATAAAAATCATGAAACCTAGGTACTAAAAATCAATATCGCTAATTATGTCGCTAGTATGTCGACAACACGTCGTGAAAAGACGTTTAACAGAAAATCCCTAACTTTTTCTAGACGATGTCGCGTTATGTCGTGAACATAGTCGCCCTACGTCGCAAATTTTGCACAAAAAccagaaaatataccaaaacaaTGAAATTCAAACGAAATCAAACAAATTGAACCTAAACTAACTACATTACTTTAAAATGAAGCACAAACAGAAGAAAAAGTAATGAAACAACAAAAAAGTTTAGAAAAATACCTTTTTTTTAGGTTTTGGATCTGGGTTTCGTTTGGTGTCGCGAATGAGGGTTTCTCGATCTCGTCTGGGGTTTCACGATTTCTTCTTCGAAGAGTTCGCGATGTCGTCTGAGATGGGTTTCGCGATTTCCTCTGGATGCTGGGGTCGGGTCGTGAGGGGGTGGTCCGTGAGTGGGGTGAGGGCTGTCTGGTTTGCGTGAGGGGTGGGTGTCGTGGGTGGTCCGGTGAGTGAGGGGTGGTCCGGTGACTGGGGTATGGGTTGTCTGGTTTGCGTgagaacgagagagagagagagagagagagagagagagagagagagagagagagagagagagagagagagagagagagaaaactgAGAGTTAGAGGGAGAGTGAAAGTTTGAAATGGGGAGGGTAAAGTTGGGATTATAATTAATTGgagagtatttttttaatttttttttacatagtaTATTAAAACAATATATGCTATATTTAAGCATATATTGTCAAAACTCTCAACACCTTGAGACGGGCCTGAGCCCTACCTATCAtttgatctctctctctctcttagtcACACTCCCATCGATTATTTTCTCTTATAGGGATTCAACAATCTTAATGATACCAAAAGGTGAGGACCCTGTATGAGTCATGATTAGTCACATAAGGATTGGTATATTCTGAAAGAAATTCAAAGAAACAATGAACACATCCAGATCTTAAGTGAGCAGAGGACTGAAAATTACATTTAGGAGTGTGTTGGATAAAATTCAGTTGGGTCTTCAATATCAGGGGTCAGATTAGGAGTCTATTTGTTTCACAAATTTTTGGTACACACATGGTACTTGTTGCTTTCTGAAAAAGATTTATAAGGCTATCTACTcactttatttaatttgatagaTTTCATACTTCGACGAGGTGATTGTGACACTATTGTAGAATATCCGATTTTGGCTTATGTGCAGATTCAACACTAAAAGGGATGAGGTAAAGAGATGGCAGAATACAGATTATAAAAGGATCTTTCTAATTATTGAGAAACGCAAGAAAGTGGCCATGAAATATTTCTCAGCAATGGCTGGAGAGATGGTAAGTTTTCAATCGCATATAAAAGGAACGGAAACACTTGTAGTTGACTTGGTGAAGAAAGTGTGCACTTGTAGGGCTTTCCAATTATCAGGCATACCGTGTCCCCATGCTTTAACTTCTATATTGGCACCAAGATTGAAGGTATATGATTTTGTTGATGACTGATATAAAGAAGAAGCTTACATGGTTGCATATACTGGTATAATAAAGCCCATGCCTAGTCCAGATAAGTGGACTCAAACTGGGCTCAACCCCATGCTCCCACCTCTAAAGAAAGTCCTACCTAGAAGACCAAAGAGAGAGTAACCGAAGTAATGATGAACCTCCACCAGGTGCTAAAAAAATGTCAAGGGTGAGATTCAACATTGCAACAAATGAAAATCTCTTTATGTGTTATTTATATAATGCAGCCCAAAGTTACTAAGAAGAGAAGTAGACCAATTAAGGCTAACCCACTTCCTGCGAGAGTGAAGAAAAATGCAaggagaaggaaaaaaaaaaagcgaaGGAACATGCCTCTGGATCTCAACAAGAACAGTGATGATTTTTTTTGAAACCTATAGTTGTACAGATCATTAGATACTCTGTGGAGCAGCCTcttttgattaaatatttagatTGGTTTAGTGCCTtgattttaaacatataatcatgaaagaaACATGTGAACAAAACATATAACAATGtcaatatataatttatgatttttattgatagtaaataagattatattgaaattgtATTTAATTTAAGGCATTAAATCACAACACTGCTACCATCAAATGGTACATCACCGTACAAACATCGGTCAACCCTCAAATTGGGCCTCATTTACCCAACCCAAAATCAATATTATAATGAATTTTTTCTCATTAGTAGactattttacacttcaaaccCTAACGGATTCGGGTCTACCCGAGGACCCGAATACAACATATAAATAAGGTTTTTCACTTTTATGCAAAGAGTTACAAACTTTGGTTAGAAAATTTGATAAGAATACTTTTGTGTATAATACTCCATAGCTATACTCTTAATAATATTGTCTCGTAGATTAAGGTTCATTAACACGTTTACCATGTGAAAGTATTTGTCTTCTTTACTTATGATCACACTTTTCTTTGTCTTAATCTATTTTAATTCGGGTTTCGAAAAACTCGGTAaataagttaaaaaattatttagtggaaaaaagataaaaaaagtattaaatttgaattaaatatttttctatataaatacattttttatatagtgtaaaaaaaatttgaacttTTTTCTTTAAGTTTAGTGACTTAAGTATAATaactcaaatttttattttattcttcatTAGATTAAGATCTTatgatttaataattttaaaattaatatttataattaaatattttaataattattttatctaaaatatatcttttttattgTCTCACTCTTAATTTtactataatatataaaaaagagctaaagtgtgtgtgtgttttttttttaatatatactttttGTTCACATTGCGACCTCTTCAAaaaataagttatttattattggaATTTTTGCactaataaaattttcaatttttttactttttaactttgaggtagatttttttttaaaaatctgtGTAGGTTTTATactgtatactgtgttaagtttttattgttattttacggttgctttttagttgttttattattgttttaattattttattttgttgttttatggttgttttataaaaagaaaatatttttataaaaaattatgtgtgacagtaaaattataaatttttgtcTAAAATtgagagtttttttttattttttattttttttattttttatttttttataaaatcccttttatcatttaaatacatatatatttacagAAAAATAAGCCCAAGCCCAATAACAAATAAGGTGtagattagggtttcatataaatatatatttctatctCATACTTTCCTCCATATCTGCTCCCACACTCTCTTCCGGTGACTCCCTCTTTGCGCTCTCCGCCGTCAACTTCTTCAGTCAGGTATGCAATAGCTTTTCATTTTCTTGTTATGGCACAtctgttgtttcaaatttttaaactttgttAATTTCATGGTTAACAGTACACTCGCTAGATTTTCCATTAAGGGAATCTAGCCTCCGATAAAGATGGCGACCTCCAAGACTGTCAAAGATGTTTCACCTCATGAATTTGTCAAGGCATACGCCGCTCACCTGAAAAGGTCTGGAAAGGTTTGTACTCTTCCTCAATATCTTGTTTGGTTTGTCAGAAAACGCAGCAGAATAGTGAAAACTTATAACCCTAACCTTGTTCAACCATGTTTTGTTCTTGGTGACAATTGTATGGTATTGTTATTCATTATTTAGAAATATTAGTCAGGTGTTATTGCTTTGTTATCATAATGaaagtttttatgtttttgggtaTCGATTCAACGTGTTGTGCACAATAATGTATGATGTTATCTACACAGATTGAATTGCCAGACTACACAGATCTGGTAAAGACTGCCAAGTTTAAGGAATTGGCCCCCTATGACCCAGATTGGTACTATATAAGAGCTGGTATGTGTTTAATTGGTGTGTGTTTTGATATGTAAttgttttgtattttgttttattacTGTCTAATGTGTACTTTTTTTATGTAGCATCTGTTGCAAGGAAGATCTACTTGCGAGGCGGTCTCGGTGTTGGGGCCTTCCGTAGGATTTACGGTGGAAGTAAGCGGAACGGAAGCCGCCCACCACACTTCTGCAGAAGCAGTGGTGCGGTTCTTAGGCACATCCTGCAACAATTGGCTAACAATAACATTGTGGAGGTCGACCCCAAAGGGTAAGACGTTTTCATCTTTAATTGCTTGTAGCACTGAAGAATATGTATCCACCTTGACTATGAAGTTAAATATTTGATTGATTTGTTTATTTCTATTGCCTTAATCTTAATTAGTATTGTTGGAATCAAATATGTGCATCATGATCATAgttgagattttttttcttacatGAATTTTTTCAATACTTCAATAGTtgaattagttactagttagaTTATgattcaattttttcttttgggGGGTGGGGCGTTATTAATGGTTTTTGGTTCACGTGACAATCGACTGTGGGATTTTAGAGCAATTCATTTTTGTCTTTGTGGCACTATTTTAAATATGTTTTTTGATTCATGTTTGCTACTAATATTGTTGTGTTCTGTTTTTTAATTTGCAATTTGCTTTACTGTTGCTCTTTTTTGTGTAACAGAGGGAGAAAAATTACTTCTCATGGTCGGCGTGACCTTGATCAGGTTTCGGGCAGGATAGTTGTTTGAACCTGCTGGAATACAAGCATTTATGTGGTTTCATTAggtttatataataatataatttagctTTTGAGAGTTGTTACTTTGGGCCAACTTTTTTGAGATAGAACATGTCTTTGTTTATTGGTGAGCAGTTTTGAAATATTTTCTATATTTTCCCAGACTACTTGTACAAGTATTATTTCGTCTTGATGATTGCATTTTGGGTAAAGTTCAATTGGAGTAATTCCACTGATATTTGTTCTAGATTAATAGTTTAATGCCCGTATGCGAAGTTACTTGAATTTTGGATCCAAAAGTGTTGGCACTTAAATTATTAGATTGGATATTATATTGggttttttaacaaaaatactggattttgagcaaaagttttttttataaaattattctttttaaaataacagtggaataattaaaaattaactgTGAATTGTGaaaatttaacataatatacaaatacaatataaaatttatcaaaaaatatagtatttttttaaaaaaatttggctaagtaaaaaaaataacaaagatGTAAATTATAGTATGTGTTTTAAAAATGATGTGTTGGGCTCTTAAATCAAAGGTTTTAATGAATTTATTCAAGGAAAAATGTGGaaattatattgtttattcatttcattttatttgttttaattcttatatttatttttacattctttaaaatataaataaataaaaaaattatgttaggCGCAATCCACAGAGCTAAACATAAATAAGAAACAAATTGAGAGAAATATTCCAAATCTGCTACCTGAGAGCCGCCACTGGCTGTAGGATTTAAAATCCATTGGACAACCTCCCTAGAAGGATCAAACTGCAACATGTCACTCCAAATACCCCAACTACATTTGAACCAGCATTGCCTAGCAAAGGGGCAATAGAACTAGAGATGATCCAAAGAATCTTGAGCACCATGACAAAAGACACAGTCCATCTCATTTCCAAAAATAGCTTTAAGCCATGTACCACAGGGAAGAATGCCTTTCCTAATCTTCCATGAAACAGgtttcactctctctcttgaGGAGAGGTGCCTTCAAAAGGCACTTGAAAATGTTATCGGTATCTCTAAGTTGTTGTTTGGTTAGGAGATCTATCATCTATGAACAGATTTAACAGAGAAGTTaccatattaatattatattttactatttgCGAAAGAAGGTTAACTATGTAAGAGTGAGCCCAAAATTAAAGTGAGGTTAACTATGTAAGAGTGAGCCCAAAATTAAAGTGCAAAACTGATTGCATTTTCAATGTTAGCATTACATATCTATATGATAAGTTTGTGGATAAGAAAAGTCTTTTCACACAAGAACATTGTTAGGAGGGACACTGTATCTTCACATTGGTATAATATTGTCTGCTTTGGGTCTAAGCCCTTACAGATTTGTTTTTGGGCACCTTTCCAAAAGGCATCATACCAGTAGAGATATTGTCCATTCTTTATATCaacaatcttttttatttttagtcaacGTAGAATTTTGGTTGCACACCCAACAAACATCATTTGTAGCACGAAAGCAAAATTAGGTTTTCCAGTTGTTCGATAAACTCATATGGAgaagaaaattgaaattaagaagtaaatatttctgaaaaaaaaaaatatatgaaaaattgaCAACTACAAATCTTAATCAAAATTCCAAGTTcactttgcaaaaaaaaaaaaaaaaatcaattcccAAGTTTATTGTTTAGAAAGTCTTCTGGGTTCAAAATGTGAGCTCATGTTAAACTTCTTAGACATTGAAGCTGAAGACAAAacgaaagagaaagaaagacaGAAAAAACAAAGAGAAAGAAATGAAAGAAAGAGTGAATTGAATTCATTACAATCGAGAGAATCATACAAGGATCAATATATACAAGATGGAAGAGAGAATGAGCTGAGACAACTCACTAACAAACTACCAGAGAAACAATTAGAGTACTTCACTAACTGTTTTAACATATTTGACACCCTTGACACTCCCCCTCAAACTTAGAATTGAAGCATCTTCAATTCTGAGTTTGTGTCGAAAAGAGCTGAACCTATTGCTTGAAACAGACTTGGTTAGGCCATCTGCAATTCGGTCAATAATTGGTACATGTCTGATGTCAACATCTCTCGCACAAAATACAGATCAAGTTCAATATGCTTAGTTCGTGCATGTAGAACATGATTGATAGTTAGGAGCGCAATGCTGAGATTATCACACCAGACAACTGGAGTTCTAGGTGGATAAGCATGAAGTTAAGAGAGAAGAGATTTAAGCCATGTGATCTCAGCAACAACATTGGCAAGAGAACTAAACTCTGCTTCAGTATTGGACCTAGAAACAGTGTGCTGCTTCTTGGAAGACCAAGCAACAAGATTTGTGCCAAAGTAAATGGCATAACCTGAGG includes:
- the LOC115704630 gene encoding uncharacterized protein LOC115704630 produces the protein MRFWGYSANLSSRSVVGSFVPKRDPVVGMNEQAPTNIEEDNRVDYGFDQFNEFDGAFYNNDPIVDLNEDGDAELEVHEPIEVPSLRLELPPPSPPRPRSKGKTKKEEPLGVKITKHCAPLDSRHADNRQATEWVVGHLIKNKFKSDGTKYKAKDIQRDMFREYGIKMSYEKAWRCREKGLLYSRGTPAAAYSRLLLLLRAGTKNPGTITDIITEDNRFKSCFGPLFACRRGFKFCRPVISIDGTFLKTRFGGTMLVAVAYDANNQLFPIAFAIVDSENHDSWKYFLQKLKEAIGEVENLVFVSDRHQSIEHAVEVIFPEACHCACYKHISMNVTHKFKTDVCNTQIWLAAYAWSKRECDRHLQVLRQMDPPIAAYVDNIGLEKWARPYCLGDRYNIMTNNAAESLNNASKCVTPLATHFEEDLIKQHEDGRRRSALRNGAQLFNVGRGADGSDFEKGGDVNLVERTCTCGMFQLLKIPCPHACAAALTQNVSVYALSSPYYTKETWKIVVNKVAKCREDCR
- the LOC115700636 gene encoding small ribosomal subunit protein eS19x, translating into MATSKTVKDVSPHEFVKAYAAHLKRSGKIELPDYTDLVKTAKFKELAPYDPDWYYIRAASVARKIYLRGGLGVGAFRRIYGGSKRNGSRPPHFCRSSGAVLRHILQQLANNNIVEVDPKGGRKITSHGRRDLDQVSGRIVV